The genomic region AGATATCCGGAAAACAAAATATCAGATAAAGCATGCATTTCGCCAAGAGCGATCATCGCGGAGTACGGTGTCGTAATAGGCGATAACTGTATAATCGAAGACAACGTTATCATTCGTGAGGGGTCCATTTTAGAGGAAAATGTAATAGTTAGAAGCAATTCTATCATTGCCGGTGAAGGGTTTGAGGTAGCCAGAATTTTCGGAAGTAATAAGGTTGTGCCACACACAGGATACTGCATTTTAAAGAAGAATTCCGAAATCCTGAATAACGTTTGTATTTGCAAGGGGCTCTTCAGAGGGTACGACACGATAATAGGCGAAAACGTGAAGATTGACAATTTCACTCAGATAGCGCATGCTGTGAAAATCGGGAAAAATTCGAGAATTGCAGCTGGAACTGTCATCTCTGGCAACACGGAGATAGGAGAGAACGCCTGGATCGGACCCAATGTCACTATTTCAAACGGTTTGAAGATCGGGAATAATGTGCATATTTCCATCGGTGCTGTTGTTGTTGATAACCTCAGTGATGGTGAAAAAGTAGCTGGTAATTTTGCTTACGAACAGCAGAAATTTTTGAAGGACTTTGTCGCAAGAAAAATACGCTAACAGCAGAGAGAAACTATGACCCTCCTGTTTGTGTATCGTCGGATTTGCTGTCCCTGACCTTAAAAGATTGGAATCTATCGCATTGTGTACAAGCTGGTGAGTTTAAATTGCTTTGAGCCCACTGGAAGCATCATCCAGGCTGTTTTCATTCCGTTGAAACGTTGAGATGCTATTTTCCCAGCATGTCACGATCAACGTTTGAAGTAACATTTGAAAATCATATAGTAAAACTCTGCAAGCGTAGATGATGAAGTTGCCTT from Thermotoga sp. Ku-13t harbors:
- a CDS encoding DapH/DapD/GlmU-related protein; the protein is MFLSEIEGINLLKNGYFENFGKLGRVYLNNTISFIESEKYLKYINENITCIICTRDLVKYFIDKNIGIAISERPKDTFYEIYYQLWLKGYFRYPENKISDKACISPRAIIAEYGVVIGDNCIIEDNVIIREGSILEENVIVRSNSIIAGEGFEVARIFGSNKVVPHTGYCILKKNSEILNNVCICKGLFRGYDTIIGENVKIDNFTQIAHAVKIGKNSRIAAGTVISGNTEIGENAWIGPNVTISNGLKIGNNVHISIGAVVVDNLSDGEKVAGNFAYEQQKFLKDFVARKIR